A genomic stretch from Microtus pennsylvanicus isolate mMicPen1 chromosome 11, mMicPen1.hap1, whole genome shotgun sequence includes:
- the LOC142831954 gene encoding olfactory receptor 1 — MTEGNQTVISQFLLLGLPISPEHQHLFYALFLAMYLTTVLGNLIIIILILLDSHLHTPMYLFLSNLSFSDLCFSSVTMPKLLQNMQSQDPSIPYAGCLTQIYFFLYFGDLGNFLLVAMAYDRYVAICFPLHYTSIMSPKVCVSLVVLSWVLTTFHAMLHTLLMARLSFCEDNVIPHYFCDMSALLKLACSDTHVNEVVIFIVVSIFLVLPFALIIISYVRIVSSILKVPSSQGIYKAFSTCGSHLSVVSLFYGTVIGLYLCPSANNSTVKDTVMSLMYTVVTPMLNPFIYSLRNRDIKGALERIFCKKKNQLSL; from the coding sequence ATGACAGAAGGAAACCAAACTGTcatctcccagttcctcctcctggGCCTGCCCATCTCCCCAGAGCACCAGCACCTGTTCTATGCTCTATTCCTGGCCATGTACCTCACCACCGTCCTGGGgaacctcatcatcatcatcctcattctACTGGACTcccacctgcacacacccatgtacttgtTTCTCAGCAACTtgtccttctctgacctctgcttctcctctgtCACAATGCCCAAATTGCTGCAGAACATGCAGAGCCAGGACCCATCCATCCCCTATGCAGGTTGTCTGACCCAGATAtacttctttctatattttggagacctCGGGAACTTCCTTCTTGTggccatggcctatgaccgctatgtggccatctgcttcCCCCTTCATTACACAAGCATCATGAGTCCCAAGGTCTGTGTGAGTCTGGTGGTGCTGTCCTGGGTGCTGACCACCTTCCATGCCATGCTGCACACCCTGCTCATGGCCAGATTGTCTTTCTGTGAGGACAATGTGATCCCCCACTATTTCTGTGATATGTCTGCTCTGTTAAAGCTGGCCTGTTCTGACACACATGTTAATGAGGTGGTCATATTTATTGTGGTCAGCATCTTTCTTGTCCTGCCATTTGCACTCATTATCATTTCCTATGTACGAATTGTGTCTTCCATCCTCAAGGTTCCTTCTTCTCAAGGTATCTATAAAGCCTTTTCCACATGTGGATCCCACCTGTCTGTGGTGTCACTGTTCTATGGGACGGTCATTGGTCTCTACTTATGTCCTTCAGCTAATAATTCTACTGTGAAGGACACTGTTATGTCTTTGATGTACACAGTGGTGACCCCCATGCTGAACCCCttcatctacagcctgaggaataGAGATATAAAAGGAGCTCTGGAAAGAAtcttttgcaaaaagaaaaatcaactaaGCCTATGA